From Chitinophagaceae bacterium, the proteins below share one genomic window:
- a CDS encoding phage integrase SAM-like domain-containing protein has translation MSYKGFLILAPAAVLLILPILVTKSVTCFNLPWLSKTISMDSKLKSLFWLNKSKANKKGMAPIYIRLIKGKRKIEVSTGLFTPSKYWNTRKSKVLDGFDLANQINQSLDAYKKRLAQIQTLVLLQDEYIDLKKIKNHLLGISSNDKTLLEAIQYHNEMIASQAGKSFSMNTIKNYHFFKLKIERFLSSEHGISDILLVEITHMFLEQFINFMIVKDSNGPNTVAKNITLFKKIINMAAKSGEIDHLKPV, from the coding sequence ATGAGTTATAAAGGCTTTCTTATTTTAGCCCCCGCTGCAGTACTGCTTATTTTGCCCATTTTGGTCACCAAATCGGTCACCTGTTTTAACCTGCCCTGGTTGTCCAAAACAATCAGTATGGATAGCAAACTAAAATCGCTCTTTTGGCTTAATAAAAGCAAGGCAAACAAGAAGGGAATGGCACCCATCTACATTCGACTAATAAAGGGAAAGCGTAAAATTGAGGTCTCGACTGGCCTATTTACTCCATCCAAATACTGGAACACACGAAAGAGCAAAGTCCTTGATGGTTTTGATTTGGCAAATCAAATCAATCAATCCCTTGATGCTTACAAAAAGCGCCTGGCTCAGATCCAGACCCTGGTATTACTCCAGGATGAATATATAGACCTCAAAAAGATCAAGAACCACCTACTAGGCATCTCCTCAAACGACAAAACCCTGCTTGAAGCAATTCAATATCATAACGAGATGATTGCATCTCAGGCTGGAAAAAGCTTCTCCATGAATACAATTAAGAACTACCATTTCTTTAAACTAAAAATCGAGCGCTTTCTAAGCAGCGAACATGGTATTTCTGATATTCTTTTAGTTGAAATTACTCATATGTTTCTTGAACAGTTTATAAATTTCATGATTGTGAAGGATAGCAACGGGCCTAACACAGTTGCCAAGAATATTACTCTTTTCAAGAAGATTATAAATATGGCTGCAAAATCCGGTGAAATTGACCACCTGAAACCGGTTTAA
- a CDS encoding Lrp/AsnC ligand binding domain-containing protein produces MAAKLNLDKLDLQIIHEMMETAEISYAELGKKLFVSGGTIHVRIKKLQESGIVKGTKLNVDLKQLGYDITAFVGIYLEKSSLYDTVAKDLMNIPEIVRLNYITGNYSMFIEIVCKDITQLRSVLHDELQKIKGIERTETFISLEEGFNRNVQVAPAV; encoded by the coding sequence ATGGCTGCTAAATTAAATCTTGACAAATTAGACCTCCAGATCATTCACGAAATGATGGAAACCGCAGAGATCTCTTATGCCGAACTGGGAAAAAAACTGTTTGTAAGCGGAGGTACCATTCATGTACGCATAAAAAAATTACAGGAATCCGGTATTGTCAAAGGTACAAAACTGAACGTGGATCTGAAACAGCTGGGATATGATATCACCGCCTTTGTGGGCATCTACCTGGAGAAAAGTTCTTTGTACGATACCGTTGCCAAAGACCTGATGAATATACCCGAGATCGTGCGGCTGAATTACATCACCGGTAACTACAGCATGTTCATCGAAATAGTCTGCAAGGATATTACACAGCTTCGTTCTGTGCTGCATGATGAACTGCAGAAGATAAAAGGGATCGAACGTACCGAAACCTTTATTTCGCTTGAAGAAGGATTTAACCGGAATGTGCAGGTGGCGCCGGCGGTGTGA
- a CDS encoding ABC transporter permease → MAGKHFSFRAETWKRLKKNKGALFGLLIIVMAAVLSLLGYIIAPDNSPNADLQTVEIQAKKPGYTQQFLVIPDRKSSDPQNWLAVLWNGRKNSSRLIPINGYRIHDDSLLVNKYIDEDTTLVQYYSIKELTNNNPAAIAQSIITRKYWLGTDKFGRDILSRLIIGTRVSLAVGLIAVLISLTLGIILGALAGYYRGWVDELIMWLVNVTWSIPTLLLVFAITMAMGKGFWQIFIAVGLTMWVSVARLIRGQVMAIREMEYVQAARALGLRNNRIILRHILPNILGPVMVIAAGNFATAIIVEAGLSFLGIGIQPPQPSWGLMIKENYNFIITHNPMLALIPGFAIMLLVLAFNLLGNGLRDAVDVKET, encoded by the coding sequence ATGGCAGGCAAACACTTTTCATTCAGGGCAGAGACCTGGAAGCGCCTTAAGAAAAACAAGGGCGCTTTATTTGGACTGCTCATTATTGTTATGGCCGCTGTTTTATCCCTGCTCGGCTATATCATTGCTCCCGATAATTCTCCCAATGCCGACCTGCAGACGGTGGAGATACAGGCAAAGAAGCCCGGCTATACACAACAGTTTTTGGTTATCCCGGACCGCAAAAGCAGCGATCCGCAAAACTGGCTAGCTGTTTTATGGAATGGCAGGAAGAACAGCAGTCGCCTTATTCCCATCAATGGCTACCGCATCCATGATGACAGCCTGCTGGTAAATAAATATATTGACGAAGACACAACCCTTGTGCAGTATTATTCCATCAAAGAATTAACAAACAACAACCCGGCAGCCATTGCGCAAAGCATCATTACCAGGAAATACTGGCTGGGTACCGATAAGTTCGGCCGTGATATTTTAAGCAGGCTGATCATCGGCACAAGGGTGAGCCTGGCGGTGGGTTTAATAGCCGTGCTTATTTCTTTGACACTCGGGATCATTTTAGGTGCATTGGCCGGTTATTACCGTGGCTGGGTTGATGAACTCATCATGTGGCTGGTGAATGTTACCTGGAGCATCCCTACTTTATTGCTTGTATTCGCCATCACCATGGCCATGGGTAAAGGATTCTGGCAGATCTTCATTGCGGTCGGACTGACGATGTGGGTGAGTGTGGCCCGCCTGATCCGCGGGCAGGTAATGGCCATCAGGGAAATGGAATACGTACAGGCGGCAAGGGCGCTGGGCTTACGAAACAACCGCATCATCCTTCGCCATATCTTACCAAACATACTCGGGCCTGTAATGGTGATCGCTGCAGGAAATTTTGCCACGGCCATCATTGTGGAAGCGGGACTAAGTTTCCTGGGGATCGGTATTCAGCCGCCGCAACCCAGCTGGGGACTGATGATAAAGGAGAATTACAATTTCATCATCACCCACAATCCCATGCTGGCACTGATACCCGGCTTTGCCATCATGCTGCTGGTGCTTGCTTTTAATTTATTGGGAAACGGGTTGAGAGATGCGGTGGATGTGAAGGAAACGTAA
- a CDS encoding glycosyltransferase → MQQALLLIILILFGLYFLLIIYYWQSWLSIPNFKLILNVAEGQTPNLKPAYRTGRPQTKITIIIPARNEERNIAACLDSVCNQSYPKDLYEVLVVDDHSTDNTAAIARKYGSQNLALVTLKDIIGGSGINSYKKKAIEAAIQRSTGELIVTTDADCIVPQNWLQTIAAFYEEHQPQFIAMPVLLFRSVGGEAGVRFIKIFQALDFMTLQGITGASVYKKIHSMCNGANLAYTRKAFDEVGGFSGIDTIASGDDMLLMHKIYRRYPDRVMFLRSKEVIVQTEPVRSVGEFFNQRIRWASKANKYDDKRIFWVLLLVYLVNALLLTLPVISVFNNIQYPIFNVQCSMFGVWLLLLAAKTITELVFLYPVAKFFSKQKLLWLFPLMQPFHIIYTVIAGWLGTFGRYTWKERSVK, encoded by the coding sequence ATGCAACAGGCATTACTCCTCATTATATTGATCTTATTTGGCCTGTACTTTTTACTCATCATTTATTATTGGCAAAGCTGGCTGTCTATTCCCAACTTCAAACTTATCCTGAACGTAGCCGAAGGACAAACCCCAAACCTCAAACCTGCCTACCGGACAGGCAGGCCTCAAACCAAGATAACCATCATCATCCCCGCCCGCAATGAAGAAAGGAACATTGCCGCCTGCCTGGATTCTGTGTGCAATCAATCCTATCCAAAAGATCTATATGAGGTATTGGTAGTGGATGATCATTCAACAGACAATACCGCTGCGATAGCCAGGAAGTATGGATCACAAAACCTGGCGCTTGTTACACTGAAAGACATCATTGGTGGCAGCGGAATAAACTCCTATAAAAAGAAAGCCATCGAAGCAGCCATCCAGCGATCAACCGGCGAACTCATCGTAACAACCGATGCCGATTGTATTGTTCCGCAAAACTGGTTACAAACCATCGCAGCATTTTATGAAGAACATCAACCCCAATTCATAGCAATGCCAGTTCTCCTCTTTCGGTCGGTTGGCGGAGAGGCCGGGGTGAGGTTTATCAAAATATTCCAGGCGCTTGATTTTATGACCCTGCAGGGGATCACCGGCGCATCGGTATATAAAAAGATCCACAGCATGTGCAACGGCGCCAACCTGGCCTATACCAGAAAAGCTTTTGACGAAGTGGGCGGATTTAGCGGTATTGATACCATTGCCAGCGGCGATGATATGCTGCTGATGCATAAGATATACAGGCGCTACCCGGACCGGGTGATGTTTTTAAGATCAAAAGAGGTGATCGTGCAGACCGAACCGGTAAGATCGGTTGGGGAATTTTTCAACCAGCGGATACGATGGGCAAGTAAGGCAAATAAGTATGACGACAAAAGGATCTTCTGGGTATTGCTATTGGTGTATTTGGTAAATGCCCTGCTGCTGACACTACCGGTAATTTCTGTATTTAATAATATTCAATATCCAATATTCAATGTTCAATGTTCAATGTTTGGAGTATGGTTATTGTTACTGGCTGCAAAAACAATTACTGAACTGGTCTTCCTGTACCCGGTGGCAAAATTCTTTAGTAAGCAGAAGTTATTGTGGCTGTTTCCCCTGATGCAGCCCTTCCACATCATTTATACCGTCATTGCAGGCTGGCTGGGTACTTTTGGACGTTATACCTGGAAAGAAAGAAGCGTGAAATAA
- a CDS encoding MarR family transcriptional regulator, whose translation MSNNQFKKGELYSFITGKASTAIGRRLQKNFKQANIEITIEQWSVLYHLWKTDGMSQQQLCDATFRDKPSITRLVDNLEKLKLVKRNASKEDRRKNLIILTPVGKEMEERCMEVANVTLNEALQGVTNGQIEIAKEVLQMVYENLKS comes from the coding sequence ATGTCAAACAACCAATTTAAGAAAGGCGAATTATACAGTTTCATCACGGGCAAGGCAAGCACGGCCATCGGGAGGCGGCTGCAGAAGAATTTCAAGCAGGCCAATATTGAAATAACGATCGAGCAGTGGAGTGTGCTGTATCATTTATGGAAAACGGATGGCATGAGCCAGCAGCAGTTATGCGACGCCACCTTCCGGGACAAGCCCAGCATCACCCGGTTGGTTGATAACCTGGAGAAATTAAAACTGGTAAAACGGAATGCATCCAAAGAAGACCGCCGTAAGAACCTGATCATTTTAACGCCTGTTGGAAAAGAGATGGAAGAGCGTTGCATGGAAGTTGCCAATGTTACCCTGAACGAAGCATTGCAGGGTGTTACCAACGGGCAGATAGAAATAGCGAAGGAAGTGTTGCAGATGGTGTACGAGAACCTGAAATCATAG
- a CDS encoding acyl-CoA dehydrogenase family protein: MSTSTTSTTSLKGGEWLIKESNAFETYIPEDFNEEQLMVKDMCLQFLNTEVLPIVDRIDKLEAGLMPSLMVKAGEQGLLGTSVPEDLGGLGKDFITSTLVNEGLGGGYSFSVAVAAHTGIGTLPILYFGTDEQKKKYIPKLASGEWKGAYGLTEPNSGSDALGAKTTAVLSADGKHYILNGQKCWITNGGFADVYTVFAKIDGDKFSTFIVERGMEGFTQGPEEHKMGIKGSSTVQLYFQDCKVPVENLLGEIGKGHIIAFNILNIGRLKLCAAAIGGSKLALNTSVEYAKTREQFKTAIANFGAIKYKLAEMAVRIFASESALYRTSKWIDDKEVELATAGKPFNEALLGAAEEYAVECAILKVHGSEVLDYTVDEGVQIHGGNGFSDEYAASRAYRDSRINRIYEGTNEINRLLTVDMILKRAMKGKLDLMGPAMAVSKELMSIPEFGTEDDTPFAKERKTIANMKKAILMVAGAAVQKLMMQIQDEQEILMNIADMAIETFEAESTLLRIIKLADKEGEAASQVKIDMMRCYLNDAVDKVNKAGKEAINAFAGGDEQRMMLLGLKRFTKTEPFNSKDARRRIADKLIAENKYPW, from the coding sequence ATGAGCACATCCACTACATCTACCACTTCGCTCAAAGGCGGCGAATGGCTGATCAAAGAAAGCAATGCATTTGAAACCTACATCCCCGAGGATTTTAACGAGGAGCAGTTGATGGTAAAAGACATGTGTCTTCAGTTCCTGAACACCGAAGTGCTGCCCATCGTTGACCGCATTGACAAACTGGAAGCAGGGTTAATGCCTTCGCTGATGGTGAAAGCCGGCGAGCAGGGGCTGCTGGGGACCTCTGTTCCCGAAGACCTGGGCGGACTGGGAAAAGATTTCATCACTTCTACCCTGGTGAATGAAGGACTGGGGGGCGGCTATTCATTCAGCGTGGCTGTTGCAGCACATACGGGTATCGGTACCTTACCCATTTTATATTTTGGCACCGATGAACAGAAGAAAAAATACATTCCCAAACTGGCCAGCGGCGAATGGAAGGGCGCTTACGGGCTGACCGAACCCAACAGCGGCAGCGATGCCCTGGGCGCAAAAACAACAGCGGTACTTTCTGCCGATGGTAAACATTATATCCTCAACGGGCAAAAATGCTGGATCACCAACGGTGGCTTTGCCGATGTATATACCGTGTTTGCAAAGATCGACGGGGATAAGTTCTCCACCTTCATTGTTGAACGCGGCATGGAAGGGTTTACACAGGGACCCGAAGAACACAAGATGGGCATCAAGGGATCTTCCACGGTACAATTATATTTCCAGGATTGCAAAGTGCCGGTTGAGAACCTGCTGGGAGAGATCGGTAAGGGCCACATCATCGCATTTAATATCCTGAATATCGGCCGCCTTAAATTATGTGCTGCTGCCATCGGCGGAAGCAAGCTGGCATTGAACACATCCGTTGAATACGCAAAAACAAGGGAGCAGTTCAAAACAGCCATTGCCAATTTTGGCGCCATCAAGTACAAGCTTGCTGAAATGGCCGTCCGCATCTTTGCCAGCGAAAGCGCTTTATACCGCACCAGCAAATGGATCGATGACAAGGAAGTTGAACTGGCTACAGCCGGCAAACCTTTTAATGAAGCCTTGCTGGGCGCCGCAGAAGAATATGCCGTAGAGTGTGCCATTTTAAAAGTACATGGCAGCGAAGTGCTGGATTATACGGTGGATGAAGGCGTGCAGATACACGGAGGCAATGGCTTCAGCGATGAATATGCTGCCAGCCGGGCTTACCGCGACAGCCGCATCAACCGCATTTATGAAGGCACCAACGAGATCAACCGGTTACTTACTGTTGATATGATATTGAAGCGTGCCATGAAAGGCAAACTCGACCTGATGGGCCCGGCCATGGCAGTCAGTAAAGAACTGATGAGCATTCCTGAATTTGGTACGGAAGACGATACGCCGTTTGCAAAAGAGCGCAAGACCATTGCCAATATGAAGAAGGCCATCCTGATGGTGGCCGGCGCTGCGGTACAAAAACTGATGATGCAGATCCAGGACGAACAGGAGATACTGATGAATATTGCCGACATGGCCATCGAAACATTTGAAGCAGAAAGCACCCTGCTCCGTATCATCAAGCTGGCTGACAAGGAAGGAGAAGCTGCATCACAGGTGAAGATCGATATGATGCGTTGCTACCTGAATGATGCCGTGGATAAAGTGAACAAGGCCGGTAAGGAAGCCATCAATGCGTTTGCCGGCGGCGATGAGCAACGCATGATGTTGCTGGGCCTGAAACGGTTCACCAAAACAGAACCGTTCAACAGCAAGGATGCCAGGCGAAGGATCGCTGATAAACTGATCGCAGAGAATAAATATCCCTGGTAG
- a CDS encoding YccF domain-containing protein yields the protein MNLPGNLIWLIFGGFFAALGYFFGGILLCITVVGIPWGLQCFKLAGLVLWPFGKEVVSSSANTGCLSILFNIIWLLSGGLYTALMHVVFGLLLTITIIGIPFARQHFKLIEISMMPFGKTIR from the coding sequence TTGAACCTCCCCGGCAACCTCATCTGGCTCATCTTCGGCGGCTTTTTTGCAGCGCTGGGCTATTTTTTCGGTGGCATATTGCTGTGCATTACCGTAGTAGGCATACCCTGGGGCCTGCAGTGTTTTAAACTGGCAGGCCTGGTATTGTGGCCCTTTGGCAAGGAAGTGGTAAGCAGTTCAGCAAATACGGGCTGCCTTTCCATACTCTTTAATATTATATGGTTGCTGAGCGGCGGGCTTTACACGGCGCTGATGCATGTGGTCTTTGGCCTGCTTTTAACCATTACCATCATCGGTATTCCTTTTGCCCGCCAGCATTTTAAGCTCATCGAGATATCGATGATGCCTTTTGGAAAGACCATACGCTGA
- a CDS encoding zeta toxin family protein, translated as MPDLYIITGANGSGKSTLGFTHLPKIIQDNYQIFDGDKLAMQKRLELYRTRKFSIKEAKHLADEWLYERFESSVKTSLAIKDDFVYEGHFPSSEHWRTITRFKRSGYKIHLIFFGLTNTELSALRVKERAIQGGHDVPPYEIERNYYGNLFQLNKRFENIDELKIVDTSAQTHKVLALLKNGEIGFAIHHGKLPGWFQKGLPKLFRKISSRDNKNPFGALESI; from the coding sequence TTGCCTGATCTGTATATCATAACAGGTGCAAATGGGTCGGGGAAATCCACCTTGGGTTTTACACATTTACCAAAAATCATTCAGGATAATTATCAGATTTTTGATGGTGATAAATTGGCTATGCAAAAACGTCTCGAATTATACAGAACAAGAAAATTTTCTATTAAGGAAGCGAAACACCTTGCTGATGAATGGCTGTATGAACGTTTTGAGTCATCAGTAAAGACCTCTCTGGCAATAAAAGATGATTTTGTTTACGAAGGACATTTCCCAAGCAGTGAACACTGGAGAACAATTACAAGATTTAAAAGATCAGGTTATAAAATTCACCTGATTTTTTTTGGATTGACAAATACTGAACTTTCTGCTTTGCGTGTAAAGGAACGGGCAATACAGGGAGGACATGATGTTCCGCCCTATGAAATAGAAAGAAATTATTATGGCAATTTATTCCAACTCAATAAAAGATTCGAAAACATTGACGAATTAAAAATAGTTGATACCTCGGCTCAAACACATAAAGTACTGGCGCTTCTTAAGAATGGAGAAATAGGGTTTGCAATACATCACGGAAAATTGCCTGGATGGTTTCAAAAAGGTCTTCCAAAACTATTCCGGAAAATATCTAGCCGTGATAACAAAAATCCTTTTGGCGCATTAGAGTCAATTTGA